TGCGGACTGTTCTTAGGCTACAGTGCCAAGTGAAACGAGCAAAGGCACAGGGGGGACTTGAACCCCCTAGTCACGTAGACTGCGAGGCGTACCAGCAACATGCGCCTGCGACCGCTCGGTCGCAGGCGCATCTTCATCCCTCGTACACCGGCCGCAGCGCCTCGGCCAGCCCGGCATAGCGGCGGTACACGGCCGCGTACGCCCCGGCGACCTCCGCCCTCGGGCTGACCACCCTGGACTGCCGGCGCACCGCGGCGGCCGCCTCCACCGGTCCGCCGTACACGCCGCCGCCGACGCCCCCCAGCAGGGCGGCACCGAGCAGCGTCGCCTCGGAAGCCTCGAGCACCACCAGCGGCCGGGCGAGCACGTCGGCCTTGATCTGGAGCCACACCGGGTTGCGGGCGTGGCCGCCGGTGACGACCACCCGGGTGAACGGCGTGCCCGTCAGGTCCTCCATGGCGGTCACCATCTGCCGCAGCTCGTATGCGGTCCCCTCCAGCACCGCCTTCACCACCTGGGAGCGGGTCGTGCCGTAGCTGAGCCCCACCAGTGCGCCGCGGGAGGCCGGGTTCACCCTGGGCGGCCCCCCGCCGGCCAGGTGTGGGAGGTAGAGCAGTCCCGTGGGCCCCTCTCCCGCCTCCTCCGCCAGCCGGATCAGGTCGGCGTAGCCCGCCCCGCCCAGCAGCTCCTGCCGGAGCCACTCCACCGAACCGCCCGAGGCCGGCGCTCCCGCCTGGAGCGCATACAGCCCCGGCACCGGCAGCGGACCCTGGCTGATCTCGCTGGCCAGCGCGGCCGGCGTGAGCAGCGGGCCGGCCATCGCCCCGATCACCGCCTCGGCGGTGCCCGTCGAGTCCAGCATCTGCCCCGGCCCCGTAACCCCGGCCGCCAGCGCCGCGCAGGGGTGGTCGTGGCCGGCCAGGGCCACCGGTGCGCCCGCAGGAAGCCCCGTCAACCCGGCCGCCGCCTCGGTGACGCCGCCCAGCGGGGCGCCCTCGGGCACGATCTCGCAGAACAGCGCACGCCGCACGCCCACCTCGGCCAGCAGGTCGTCCATCCACGCGCCGGCGGTCAGGTCGAAGGCCAGGGTGCGGGAGGCCAGCGTGGGGCAGGAGGCCAGGCGGCCCGTCAGCTTGAAGGCGATCCACTCCGCCATGGAGAGCCACGCCGCGCCCCGCGCATACGCCCCGGGCGCATGCTCCTTGATCCAGAGCAGCTTCAGCAAGCCGAACTTCGGCATCAGGAAGAGGCCCGTGCGGCGGAAGAGCACCTCCCGGCCCACCTGCTTCCCCAGCCGCTCCGCCTGCGGGCGGGTGCGGGGATCGAACCAGGCGATCGCCGGGTACGCCGCGCTTCCGCCGCCGTCCACCAGCACACCCGACTCCGCCATGGAGGCGATGCCCACCGCGACGACCTGGCCCTGCACCACCCGCCGCACCTCGGCGAGACAGGCAGCAACGCCGGACCAGATCGCCTCCGGGTCGTACTCGGCACCACCCTCGGGCGTGGACGCCGCCGGCGTGGGACGGGTGGCCATGGCCAGCAGCTCGCCGGCCGGCGTGAAGGCGCCGGCCTTCAGGTGGGTCGTGCCCACGTCGATGCCGATCAGCACCGCCATCCCCATCACCTCCCGAGGCCGGACAGGTGTGCGATGGCCTCGTTGACGAACTCCGGCCCGCCGAAGCTGCCCGACTTGAGCACCAGCAGC
This genomic stretch from Symbiobacterium terraclitae harbors:
- a CDS encoding FGGY-family carbohydrate kinase, with the protein product MAVLIGIDVGTTHLKAGAFTPAGELLAMATRPTPAASTPEGGAEYDPEAIWSGVAACLAEVRRVVQGQVVAVGIASMAESGVLVDGGGSAAYPAIAWFDPRTRPQAERLGKQVGREVLFRRTGLFLMPKFGLLKLLWIKEHAPGAYARGAAWLSMAEWIAFKLTGRLASCPTLASRTLAFDLTAGAWMDDLLAEVGVRRALFCEIVPEGAPLGGVTEAAAGLTGLPAGAPVALAGHDHPCAALAAGVTGPGQMLDSTGTAEAVIGAMAGPLLTPAALASEISQGPLPVPGLYALQAGAPASGGSVEWLRQELLGGAGYADLIRLAEEAGEGPTGLLYLPHLAGGGPPRVNPASRGALVGLSYGTTRSQVVKAVLEGTAYELRQMVTAMEDLTGTPFTRVVVTGGHARNPVWLQIKADVLARPLVVLEASEATLLGAALLGGVGGGVYGGPVEAAAAVRRQSRVVSPRAEVAGAYAAVYRRYAGLAEALRPVYEG